The following are from one region of the Polynucleobacter sp. MWH-CaK5 genome:
- a CDS encoding peptidylprolyl isomerase has product MKKLLPTLALSMAATMTITSALSTPAFAQNAAVVNGKAIPKAKLDKLITNSGQGTNPELRERARDMLITRELINQEAIKRGLVTNDNIQEQLEQARLNILVGAVFEDYIARDGVSDAELKASYEQIKTQFEGTEYKVRHILVEKEADAKALIAKIKAGEKFEDLAKASSKDPGSAVNGGDLDWMTPQALVPEFSKAMVALQKGQMTEKPVKSQFGFHVIRVDDVRQAKVPDLAELKPQLIQMMSQDQNWQRTKFDEMLKRLKSKARIQ; this is encoded by the coding sequence ATGAAGAAATTACTCCCAACTTTGGCCCTTTCAATGGCTGCCACCATGACCATCACTAGCGCTTTGAGCACCCCAGCTTTTGCACAAAATGCGGCTGTGGTTAATGGCAAAGCCATTCCAAAAGCAAAGTTAGATAAATTGATCACCAATTCTGGTCAAGGAACTAATCCAGAGCTACGTGAGCGTGCGCGCGATATGTTGATCACCCGTGAGTTGATCAATCAAGAGGCCATCAAACGTGGTTTGGTGACTAATGACAATATCCAAGAACAATTAGAGCAAGCTCGCTTGAATATCTTGGTGGGCGCAGTATTTGAAGATTACATCGCTCGTGATGGTGTGTCTGATGCAGAACTCAAAGCTTCTTATGAGCAAATCAAGACCCAATTTGAAGGCACTGAATACAAAGTCCGTCATATTTTGGTTGAAAAAGAAGCTGATGCCAAAGCGTTGATTGCGAAAATCAAAGCCGGTGAAAAGTTTGAAGATTTAGCCAAAGCCAGCTCTAAAGATCCTGGTTCCGCTGTGAATGGTGGCGACTTGGATTGGATGACGCCGCAAGCCTTAGTGCCTGAGTTTTCTAAAGCGATGGTGGCTTTACAAAAAGGCCAGATGACTGAGAAGCCTGTGAAGTCACAGTTTGGTTTCCATGTGATCCGTGTGGATGATGTGCGTCAAGCCAAAGTTCCTGATTTGGCTGAACTAAAGCCTCAATTGATTCAAATGATGAGTCAAGATCAAAACTGGCAACGCACCAAGTTTGATGAGATGCTTAAAAGACTTAAGTCCAAAGCAAGGATTCAGTAA
- the mltG gene encoding endolytic transglycosylase MltG — translation MNFVYIPNFIKFLLKLTLIGGLVLVLMISYVAFMAPAVPKEPSIASQNIPQNVLRVKINPKSNVTSVANQMAAQGLDVSVWRVQLVARLFFFAKNLKAGVYDFPKGASLASVLAQMAQGDSVKLGVTLVEGWTFAQFKAAIDAQPELKKEAKAWSSKQLLSKLEAKEAHPEGLFFPNTYVYEPGDTDTSIYQKAYKAMQDHLNDAWSKRHEGSPVKSPYDLLKLASIIEKETGHPDDRGLVSAVFNNRMKIGMKLQTDPTIIYGLGASFDGNLRKKDLLKDGPYNSYTRYGLPPTPIAMPGKNSLIVAAQPSSSKAIYFVAKGDGRSAFSETLVAHNEAVRKYQLKK, via the coding sequence ATGAACTTTGTTTATATACCTAATTTTATTAAGTTTTTACTCAAGCTAACCCTGATAGGTGGTTTGGTCCTTGTGCTCATGATTTCTTATGTGGCTTTCATGGCGCCTGCGGTCCCTAAAGAACCATCGATTGCATCACAAAACATTCCTCAGAATGTGCTCAGGGTAAAAATTAATCCAAAATCAAACGTGACCAGCGTTGCCAATCAAATGGCCGCCCAAGGTCTTGATGTGTCTGTTTGGCGAGTTCAATTGGTCGCCAGATTATTTTTCTTTGCAAAAAATTTGAAGGCCGGCGTTTACGACTTTCCCAAGGGCGCAAGTTTGGCCTCTGTCCTTGCTCAAATGGCTCAGGGAGATAGCGTCAAACTTGGCGTGACATTGGTTGAAGGGTGGACCTTTGCGCAATTCAAGGCAGCCATTGATGCTCAGCCTGAACTAAAAAAGGAAGCCAAGGCTTGGTCAAGCAAACAGCTGCTGAGCAAGCTTGAGGCCAAAGAAGCTCATCCTGAGGGTTTGTTTTTTCCAAATACATATGTATATGAGCCCGGTGATACCGATACATCAATCTACCAAAAGGCATACAAAGCCATGCAGGATCATTTGAATGATGCTTGGAGCAAGCGCCATGAGGGCTCACCCGTCAAGTCACCTTATGATCTTTTGAAGTTGGCCTCTATTATTGAAAAGGAGACTGGTCACCCGGATGATCGTGGTTTGGTGTCAGCTGTATTCAATAACCGCATGAAAATAGGCATGAAGCTTCAAACCGATCCCACCATCATTTATGGCTTGGGCGCATCCTTTGATGGCAACCTCAGAAAAAAAGACCTCTTAAAAGACGGCCCATACAATTCTTATACACGCTATGGTTTGCCGCCCACCCCGATTGCAATGCCAGGCAAGAACTCTTTAATAGTCGCAGCTCAGCCAAGTAGCTCAAAAGCCATTTACTTTGTTGCCAAGGGCGATGGCCGGAGTGCTTTTTCAGAGACCCTGGTAGCGCATAATGAAGCTGTTAGAAAGTATCAGTTAAAAAAGTAA
- a CDS encoding NRDE family protein — protein MCLVLTSWQSHPDYPLVVLANRDEFYERATDAMHWWQDHPHILAGRDLADVKGQAGTWMGFSKTGRFAALTNVRAPSEKNPDTPTRGEITASFLKSDQTPAQFISSQGPSFARYNGFNLLATDLSKETPSLVWFSNRVQMGQSLRPRKTMNPQALTPGIYGLSNGMLDMPWPKVQHRVGAFAQLLAMDTGQFKRAEHYLRMMEDMTQAQDEYLPQTGVSYEWEKVLSSAFIRTPNYGTRSSSLIRVRKDGHFEVIEKRFDADKEIGTQQFEGRLENFLSARV, from the coding sequence ATGTGTTTAGTTCTGACCTCATGGCAATCGCACCCAGACTACCCTTTGGTGGTTTTAGCCAATCGCGATGAGTTTTATGAACGAGCCACGGATGCCATGCATTGGTGGCAAGATCATCCTCATATTTTGGCTGGTCGAGATCTTGCTGATGTCAAAGGACAAGCTGGCACCTGGATGGGCTTCAGTAAAACGGGACGATTTGCGGCTCTCACCAATGTTCGAGCTCCCAGTGAAAAGAATCCAGATACTCCAACCCGCGGAGAAATAACCGCCAGCTTTTTAAAAAGTGATCAAACCCCAGCCCAGTTCATCTCATCTCAAGGTCCAAGCTTTGCTCGTTATAACGGCTTTAATTTGCTTGCAACTGATCTGTCAAAAGAAACACCCTCCTTGGTTTGGTTCAGTAACCGAGTGCAAATGGGTCAATCTTTGCGCCCCAGAAAAACCATGAACCCTCAAGCACTGACGCCTGGCATTTATGGTTTATCCAATGGCATGCTCGATATGCCTTGGCCAAAGGTTCAACACCGCGTGGGTGCCTTTGCTCAATTATTAGCGATGGATACAGGGCAATTTAAACGCGCTGAACACTATTTGCGCATGATGGAAGATATGACCCAAGCTCAGGATGAGTACTTGCCTCAAACCGGGGTTTCTTATGAATGGGAAAAAGTCCTATCTTCAGCCTTCATCAGAACCCCTAACTACGGCACACGATCCAGTTCATTGATTCGGGTGCGCAAAGATGGTCACTTTGAAGTGATAGAAAAGCGTTTTGATGCAGATAAAGAGATTGGCACTCAACAATTTGAGGGGCGCCTTGAAAACTTCCTAAGCGCCCGGGTTTAG
- a CDS encoding 7TM-DISM domain-containing protein — protein sequence MRLSKFIALVWLGLISWHASANQGINLIQSQAHWIDNSGQAVIEQVTQSPFEPFQHLLAKGYSKHPIWIKVSYKKAAKQDQEGLVLRILPTYLDEVTLYQRVGQQWVISSTGDRYPFAERDNQNTALSFNLHPQAEDDIYLRLQTTSTSLMSLEVVTQKHFSQLEGRRDTLLGIYFGSLIILMLISSTIGWLSKQIHWRLFALFEFAELIYVSSFTGYMPRFILPNHPLAMDLLFGIFVITHIFTGVLFHRSLLKNLLNQKIINRTFNFVTVLYISLYAIYLFYDRQLALSSSLLLMMPCTLIFAYVALFIYVKKPQIPNGPAVAFVYSALVFSILFAVAPPLGLINGVEISLYASLLNGFAFSILMFILLVSDLRYQERQLIELEKRALISNQEIASQRAENERQSKFMAMLSHELKTPLAVIKLAVDSGLKNNRYESHANKAITDLNQIIDRSVQMSRLDQGSYEIQKTEVNLGELVQSLLGVNAHRFELDMPSDLKIQSDSFLVQIILGNLIENSLKYSKEESVISVEFKESDEQVIMTISNLPNIAGMPASDVVFDKFYRSSNAHHISGSGLGLYLVKALTEMLNGSITYQPKSGWVKFILCLPK from the coding sequence ATGCGTTTGAGTAAATTCATTGCCCTGGTATGGCTTGGCTTGATCAGTTGGCATGCATCAGCCAATCAGGGGATCAATTTAATCCAGAGCCAGGCTCATTGGATTGATAACTCAGGTCAGGCAGTGATCGAGCAGGTCACGCAATCACCTTTTGAGCCATTTCAGCACCTATTGGCCAAAGGCTATTCCAAGCACCCCATTTGGATCAAAGTCTCTTATAAGAAAGCAGCTAAACAAGATCAAGAAGGTTTGGTCTTACGCATTTTGCCAACGTATTTGGATGAAGTGACTCTGTATCAACGAGTGGGGCAGCAGTGGGTGATTTCAAGCACGGGCGATCGCTATCCTTTTGCTGAAAGAGACAACCAAAACACAGCCCTGAGTTTTAATCTTCACCCACAGGCTGAGGATGACATTTACTTAAGACTTCAAACCACCAGCACCAGTTTGATGAGTTTGGAAGTTGTGACACAAAAGCATTTCTCTCAACTGGAAGGTCGGCGCGACACTTTGCTCGGCATTTATTTTGGCTCATTGATTATTTTGATGTTGATTTCAAGCACGATTGGTTGGTTGAGCAAGCAAATCCATTGGCGCCTGTTTGCTCTTTTTGAATTTGCTGAATTGATTTACGTGAGTTCATTCACTGGCTATATGCCGCGTTTCATTTTGCCGAATCATCCTTTGGCAATGGACTTATTATTCGGCATTTTTGTGATCACTCATATTTTTACGGGTGTTTTATTCCATCGCAGTTTGCTGAAAAATTTACTGAATCAAAAAATTATTAATCGCACCTTCAATTTTGTGACTGTCTTGTATATATCTTTGTACGCGATTTATTTGTTCTATGACCGTCAATTGGCATTGTCTTCATCTTTACTTTTGATGATGCCATGCACCTTGATTTTTGCTTATGTGGCTTTGTTTATCTATGTGAAGAAGCCACAGATCCCAAATGGACCGGCGGTGGCTTTTGTTTACTCTGCTTTGGTGTTCAGTATTTTATTTGCTGTAGCACCTCCTTTGGGCTTGATCAATGGCGTTGAGATCAGTCTGTATGCCAGTCTGCTCAATGGCTTTGCATTTTCAATTTTGATGTTCATTTTGCTTGTGTCTGATTTGCGCTATCAAGAGAGACAGTTGATTGAATTAGAGAAGCGTGCCTTGATTTCTAATCAAGAAATTGCCTCCCAGCGAGCAGAGAATGAACGACAGTCGAAGTTCATGGCCATGTTGTCTCATGAATTAAAAACACCTTTGGCGGTCATCAAGTTGGCAGTTGATTCAGGTTTGAAAAACAATCGCTATGAATCGCATGCAAATAAAGCCATTACCGACTTAAATCAAATCATTGATCGCTCCGTACAAATGAGTCGCTTGGATCAAGGATCTTATGAGATACAAAAAACAGAGGTGAATCTCGGTGAGTTAGTTCAATCATTATTGGGAGTTAATGCCCATCGTTTTGAGTTAGATATGCCGTCTGATCTGAAGATTCAGTCGGATTCATTTTTAGTTCAAATCATTCTGGGCAATCTAATCGAAAACTCTTTGAAGTATTCAAAAGAGGAAAGCGTCATTTCTGTTGAATTCAAAGAAAGTGACGAACAAGTCATCATGACCATCAGTAATTTGCCCAATATTGCCGGGATGCCTGCCAGTGATGTGGTCTTTGATAAGTTTTATCGCAGTTCAAACGCCCATCACATAAGTGGCTCTGGTCTAGGTCTTTATTTGGTGAAGGCCTTAACAGAGATGTTGAACGGTTCAATCACCTATCAACCGAAGAGTGGTTGGGTAAAATTCATTCTATGTCTTCCAAAATAA
- a CDS encoding folate-binding protein YgfZ has translation MAHTSNNNSNTCFTPLKDWSCISVIGSDAVDFLQNQLTNSVKSIANTPAASIATPHQQNRFAGYCSAKGRLMASFWITRQDTSVGGENVEATESQPAFYLFISKDLAATLAKRLSMFVLRSKVKVLDLTESMDIYGYAAETNESSGAKDELAAMVAMPGVIAAELPPVSINQVQTKRYLLAAPKNQTMGEIQDSALQAWNWLEIQSAIPRITQATFEQFVPQMINMESLKGIDFQKGCYPGQEVVARSQYRGTIKRRLQVAHLNHSEAILPGAEIFHSDDPSQPCGMVVLAALHPLVNNRMDVQVECKLEALQSGSVHLGSATGPALSFAALPYPLIEI, from the coding sequence ATGGCGCATACCAGTAATAACAACTCAAATACCTGCTTCACACCACTCAAAGACTGGTCTTGTATCAGTGTGATTGGGTCTGATGCAGTCGATTTTTTACAAAATCAACTCACCAACAGTGTTAAATCCATAGCGAATACTCCAGCAGCTTCAATCGCTACCCCTCATCAACAAAATCGCTTTGCTGGTTACTGTTCTGCCAAGGGTCGTTTGATGGCTAGCTTTTGGATTACCCGCCAAGACACTTCTGTGGGCGGCGAGAATGTTGAAGCCACAGAATCACAGCCCGCTTTTTATTTATTCATATCAAAAGACTTGGCAGCTACTTTGGCCAAACGCTTGAGCATGTTTGTCTTGCGCTCCAAGGTCAAGGTACTTGATTTGACAGAATCAATGGATATCTATGGTTACGCTGCAGAAACGAATGAGTCCAGTGGTGCCAAGGATGAATTGGCAGCAATGGTTGCTATGCCAGGAGTCATCGCTGCTGAACTACCGCCCGTTAGCATCAACCAAGTACAAACCAAACGATACCTTTTGGCTGCACCAAAAAATCAAACCATGGGTGAGATCCAGGATTCAGCCTTACAAGCTTGGAATTGGCTAGAGATCCAAAGTGCCATTCCAAGAATCACTCAAGCAACCTTTGAGCAATTTGTGCCACAAATGATCAATATGGAATCTTTGAAGGGTATTGATTTTCAGAAAGGCTGTTACCCAGGTCAAGAAGTTGTGGCAAGAAGCCAGTACCGCGGCACGATCAAACGTCGCTTGCAGGTGGCTCATCTGAACCACTCTGAAGCGATTTTGCCGGGAGCTGAAATTTTCCACAGTGATGATCCATCTCAACCCTGCGGCATGGTTGTTTTGGCAGCGCTTCATCCTTTGGTCAATAACCGCATGGATGTTCAGGTGGAATGTAAATTAGAAGCCCTTCAATCTGGGTCTGTGCATTTAGGTTCAGCCACTGGTCCTGCATTGAGCTTCGCAGCATTGCCCTATCCTTTGATTGAAATATAA
- the tmk gene encoding dTMP kinase: MSLFTHSNNAPGLFISFEGIDGAGKSTHIQAFADELGKKYPKHEIVLTREPGGTALGEKLREILLHHPMHLETEALLMFAARREHLATVIEPALALGKIVISDRFTDASFAYQGGGRGLDLAKLYELEVWVQMRLANNDSGDGAGKRYVLQPDLTFLFDLPSQTAESRRSAARDPDKFEQLNTDFFEKVRLEYLRRAQDDAARFHLIDASQSKEVIWKILQEAISNI, from the coding sequence ATGTCTCTTTTCACTCATTCCAACAATGCGCCAGGCTTATTCATCTCCTTTGAAGGCATTGATGGTGCCGGAAAAAGCACGCACATTCAGGCATTTGCTGATGAGTTGGGCAAAAAATACCCCAAGCATGAGATTGTTCTGACCCGTGAGCCGGGCGGTACTGCTTTGGGTGAGAAGCTGCGAGAGATTCTTTTGCATCACCCCATGCATCTTGAAACTGAGGCTTTGTTAATGTTTGCCGCCCGCAGAGAGCATTTGGCCACTGTGATTGAGCCTGCCTTGGCTCTGGGCAAGATTGTGATTTCCGATAGATTTACTGATGCCAGTTTCGCCTACCAAGGTGGGGGCCGAGGCTTGGATTTGGCCAAACTTTATGAGTTGGAAGTATGGGTTCAGATGCGTTTGGCTAACAATGATTCTGGAGATGGGGCAGGGAAGCGTTATGTCTTGCAACCAGATCTGACTTTCTTATTTGACCTGCCAAGTCAAACCGCAGAATCTCGTCGCAGTGCTGCGCGAGATCCAGACAAGTTTGAACAACTGAATACCGACTTTTTTGAGAAGGTCAGACTTGAATACTTGCGTCGCGCCCAAGATGATGCAGCAAGATTTCATTTGATTGATGCTAGTCAAAGCAAAGAGGTTATCTGGAAGATACTTCAAGAAGCTATTTCAAATATATGA
- a CDS encoding PaaI family thioesterase, whose amino-acid sequence MAMDQKQLKELGVELDVPFLKLLGVRCLRAELGEGEVVLSLKPEHNNSWEVAHGGVLLTLMDVGMAVAARASDEAGRGVVTIELKANFMQAAQGIVRVAAKTVHATPTMAFVEAKLYDERDRICCMGSATFKYFKELPSKRASKEEK is encoded by the coding sequence ATGGCTATGGATCAAAAACAACTTAAAGAACTGGGCGTGGAACTGGATGTTCCCTTCTTAAAACTACTGGGTGTGCGCTGTCTGCGTGCAGAACTAGGTGAGGGCGAGGTCGTTTTATCTCTTAAGCCTGAGCACAACAATAGTTGGGAAGTGGCCCATGGCGGGGTTTTGTTGACCTTGATGGATGTTGGCATGGCTGTCGCCGCTAGAGCTTCTGATGAGGCTGGTCGCGGCGTGGTCACCATCGAATTAAAAGCTAATTTCATGCAAGCTGCTCAGGGCATTGTGAGAGTAGCAGCCAAAACAGTTCATGCAACACCCACCATGGCATTTGTGGAAGCCAAGCTCTACGATGAACGTGATCGTATTTGCTGCATGGGCAGTGCGACCTTCAAGTACTTTAAAGAATTGCCTTCAAAACGAGCTTCTAAAGAAGAAAAATAA
- a CDS encoding YdiU family protein: MPFHLPASDSLALVQNLQPTPIPDPYWVGFSESVAKSLGIHTQDGLPKDSAWLQVLAGNQTQVGEHAFSPYATAYSGHQFGVWAGQLGDGRAIYLGDVNGQELQLKGAGKTAYSRMGDGRAVLRSSIREFLCSEAMHALGVPTSRALAVVGSDMPVFRETRETAAVCARVAPSFLRIGHIEHYGQNHMHEELRLTLNHLIEHHYPDCANSPTPYLSLLEQIALRTARMVAQWQSLGFCHGVLNTDNTSLLGLTLDYGPFGFLDTFQIDHICNHSDHGGRYAYHRQAEVLHWNLYCLASAMLETLQEELHSALGLDQEASIEKIKDTLDHYNREYANHWQGLFRQKLGLSIQHQEDVALLEELLQGLHHNQLDYTLFFRNISEGQDVPKSLDAWAKKYQERLSLEKQSVDQRLEQMCRINPKYVLRNHLAQNAIELAQKKDFSEVARLLKILENPYESQAVSEDYAMGPPPELAHVAISCSS; encoded by the coding sequence ATGCCCTTTCATTTACCTGCCAGTGACTCTTTAGCCCTGGTTCAAAACCTCCAACCGACCCCTATTCCAGACCCATATTGGGTTGGTTTCTCTGAGAGTGTTGCCAAGAGTCTTGGTATACATACCCAAGACGGTTTACCAAAGGATTCAGCTTGGCTTCAAGTTTTGGCCGGCAATCAGACGCAGGTTGGCGAGCATGCCTTTAGTCCCTATGCGACTGCCTACAGCGGTCATCAGTTTGGAGTTTGGGCTGGTCAATTGGGTGATGGTCGGGCAATTTACCTGGGCGATGTGAATGGCCAAGAGCTTCAGTTAAAGGGAGCAGGCAAAACAGCTTATTCAAGAATGGGGGATGGTCGAGCTGTCTTGCGCTCATCGATCCGAGAGTTTTTATGCAGTGAAGCCATGCATGCTTTGGGCGTACCAACCTCACGTGCTTTAGCAGTGGTTGGTTCAGACATGCCGGTGTTTCGTGAGACCAGAGAAACCGCCGCTGTTTGTGCACGAGTAGCTCCGAGCTTTTTACGCATTGGCCACATTGAACACTACGGCCAGAATCACATGCATGAAGAATTGCGCCTGACTCTCAATCATTTGATTGAGCATCACTACCCTGATTGCGCCAACAGTCCCACGCCCTATTTAAGCCTGCTTGAGCAGATAGCTTTACGGACCGCCCGCATGGTGGCCCAATGGCAATCCCTGGGCTTTTGCCATGGGGTTCTCAATACGGATAACACCAGTTTATTGGGTCTGACATTGGACTATGGTCCCTTTGGATTTTTAGATACTTTCCAGATAGATCACATTTGCAATCATTCTGATCATGGTGGTCGTTATGCCTATCACCGCCAAGCAGAAGTCTTGCATTGGAATCTATATTGTTTGGCCAGTGCCATGCTCGAGACCTTGCAAGAAGAGTTGCATTCTGCACTGGGCTTGGACCAAGAGGCGTCGATTGAAAAAATCAAAGACACCTTGGACCATTACAACCGCGAGTATGCCAACCATTGGCAAGGCTTGTTCAGACAAAAATTAGGTTTAAGCATTCAACATCAAGAGGATGTGGCTTTACTCGAAGAGCTCTTACAAGGGCTGCACCACAATCAACTCGATTACACCTTGTTCTTTAGAAATATTTCTGAAGGTCAAGATGTACCAAAGTCATTAGATGCATGGGCAAAGAAATACCAGGAGCGCTTGAGCCTTGAAAAGCAATCAGTGGACCAACGCTTAGAACAGATGTGCCGGATCAATCCCAAGTATGTCTTGCGCAATCATTTGGCGCAAAACGCGATTGAATTGGCACAAAAGAAAGATTTCTCTGAAGTGGCGCGTTTATTGAAGATTCTAGAAAATCCCTATGAATCTCAAGCAGTGTCTGAAGACTACGCCATGGGCCCACCTCCTGAATTAGCCCACGTGGCCATCAGTTGCTCTTCATAG
- a CDS encoding septation protein A, translated as MKFLFDLLPVILFFVAFKMADIYVATAVAIIATIAQIGWLGLKYRKVEPMQWASLGLIVVFGGLTIGLQDKTFIQWKPTILYWLFAVGLWASVTFWNKNLIQVAMGKQIRFKPEADQQLWPQLNVAWSLFFLFMGLLNLYVAYQFDEATWVNFKLFGGMGLLFAFVVAQGFWLNKFIDQEEA; from the coding sequence ATGAAATTTTTATTTGATTTACTGCCGGTTATTTTGTTTTTCGTCGCATTCAAGATGGCAGACATCTATGTGGCCACTGCTGTTGCCATCATTGCCACGATTGCTCAAATTGGTTGGTTAGGTCTGAAATATCGCAAAGTTGAACCCATGCAATGGGCCAGCTTAGGTTTGATTGTTGTCTTCGGTGGCTTGACTATTGGTTTGCAAGATAAGACTTTCATTCAATGGAAGCCAACTATTTTGTATTGGTTATTTGCTGTGGGCTTATGGGCCAGCGTGACCTTTTGGAATAAGAATTTGATTCAGGTCGCCATGGGCAAACAAATACGCTTCAAGCCTGAAGCTGATCAACAACTTTGGCCTCAATTGAATGTGGCTTGGAGTTTGTTCTTTTTGTTCATGGGTTTACTGAACTTATATGTTGCTTATCAATTTGATGAAGCCACTTGGGTGAACTTTAAGTTATTCGGCGGCATGGGTCTTTTGTTTGCCTTTGTAGTGGCCCAAGGCTTTTGGTTGAATAAGTTCATTGATCAAGAGGAAGCCTGA
- the msrB gene encoding peptide-methionine (R)-S-oxide reductase MsrB: MKKTDQEYQATLSDIEYRVTRQAATEHPFTGRYWDHWDAGKYDCVCCGTPLFASDTKFDAGCGWPSYFQPLEAEVIAEHKDMTHGMIRTEVRCKNCDAHLGHVFEDGPAPTGLRYCINSASLKFKDET, translated from the coding sequence ATGAAGAAAACTGATCAAGAGTACCAGGCCACACTCAGTGATATTGAGTACCGCGTCACGCGCCAAGCAGCCACAGAACATCCTTTTACGGGTCGCTATTGGGATCATTGGGATGCTGGCAAGTATGACTGTGTGTGCTGCGGCACCCCTTTGTTTGCCTCAGATACCAAGTTTGATGCTGGTTGTGGTTGGCCTAGTTATTTTCAACCTCTAGAAGCAGAGGTGATTGCTGAACACAAGGACATGACGCATGGCATGATCCGCACGGAAGTGCGTTGTAAAAACTGTGATGCTCATTTAGGGCATGTGTTCGAGGACGGTCCTGCCCCAACTGGATTAAGGTACTGCATCAACTCAGCTTCGTTAAAATTCAAGGATGAGACTTGA
- a CDS encoding BolA family transcriptional regulator, whose protein sequence is MDTSNSTSRNGRIDKYEVALKQALPIDSLKIEDESHLHAGHVGAQGGAGHYRIFIKTPAFNGLTRVQQHRLVYDALSAWMPDEIHALAIVIQ, encoded by the coding sequence ATGGACACATCTAACTCTACAAGTCGCAATGGTCGTATCGATAAATATGAGGTGGCTCTCAAGCAAGCTCTGCCAATCGATTCATTAAAGATTGAAGATGAAAGCCATTTACACGCTGGTCATGTGGGCGCTCAAGGGGGTGCTGGACATTATCGTATCTTCATCAAGACCCCTGCTTTCAATGGTTTGACCCGGGTACAGCAACATCGCCTGGTGTATGATGCTTTATCGGCTTGGATGCCAGATGAGATCCATGCTTTGGCGATTGTGATTCAGTAG
- a CDS encoding response regulator transcription factor, which produces MSSKINIAVVEDHDVLREMLLDALLEKGYLAQGFRDAYELDAASSKTIFELLILDLNLPGEDGLSIAKRIKESYPDTFIIMITARSSEMDKIQGYEAGADIYLPKPIAITELQAAVSSLSKRILRYKDLGGNLILNEKNATLKGSQTVSLSKIDLDILLALLQADQQRLDFESLLNQVSSNTSNTPKATLEVQIVRLRKKMAEAGAEGVTIKALYKYGYQLVQGIDLV; this is translated from the coding sequence ATGTCTTCCAAAATAAATATCGCCGTGGTTGAAGACCACGATGTACTCCGTGAAATGTTGCTTGATGCCCTGTTGGAGAAAGGTTATCTTGCACAAGGATTTCGTGATGCTTATGAGCTTGATGCGGCATCGAGCAAGACTATTTTTGAACTATTGATTTTGGATTTAAATCTTCCTGGCGAAGATGGCCTGAGCATTGCCAAAAGAATCAAAGAAAGCTATCCAGACACCTTCATTATCATGATCACTGCCAGATCTTCTGAGATGGATAAGATCCAAGGGTATGAAGCGGGCGCTGATATTTATCTGCCCAAGCCGATTGCCATCACTGAATTGCAGGCGGCAGTCTCTAGTTTGTCTAAACGTATTTTGAGATACAAAGATCTTGGTGGCAACTTGATCTTGAATGAAAAGAACGCCACTTTGAAAGGATCTCAAACAGTTTCTTTGAGTAAGATCGATTTGGACATTTTGTTAGCCTTGCTTCAAGCAGATCAACAACGCTTAGATTTTGAATCGTTACTTAATCAAGTCAGCAGCAATACATCTAATACGCCAAAAGCGACTTTAGAAGTTCAGATTGTCCGATTACGTAAAAAGATGGCAGAAGCGGGTGCTGAAGGTGTGACCATCAAGGCGCTCTATAAATACGGCTATCAGTTGGTGCAGGGCATTGATTTAGTGTGA